One genomic region from Limibacillus halophilus encodes:
- a CDS encoding CidA/LrgA family protein: protein MLNFIAVLLICQLVGEVLHKASGLPLPGPVIGMVLLFFGLLVRGSVPDDLSRLTKGLLDHLSLLFVPAGVGVVVHLSLVREEWLSLSAALIFSTVFTIGATGLLLSWLFRISKKDPTGPELKD, encoded by the coding sequence ATGCTGAATTTCATCGCCGTCCTTCTGATTTGCCAACTTGTCGGTGAGGTCCTGCACAAAGCCAGCGGCCTTCCTCTGCCCGGCCCTGTGATTGGCATGGTTCTGTTATTCTTTGGCTTGCTGGTTCGGGGCAGCGTGCCTGATGACCTTAGCCGCTTAACAAAAGGGTTGCTTGATCATCTGTCCTTGCTGTTTGTCCCCGCCGGTGTCGGTGTCGTTGTTCATCTGAGCCTGGTACGCGAGGAATGGCTCAGCCTCTCTGCGGCTCTGATCTTCAGCACGGTCTTTACCATCGGTGCCACAGGGTTGCTGCTTTCCTGGCTCTTCAGAATTTCGAAGAAAGACCCCACTGGCCCCGAGCTAAAGGATTAG
- a CDS encoding LrgB family protein, which produces MQQEVFFELWVYLSQEPLLGLTVTLVAYLLGDWLHRKSGRSPLVNPVLIAVIVLVGMLWVTQTEYEAYFKGAQFVHFLLGPATVALAVPLYRNLQRMKEVALPLGLCLIFGSLTASISAVAVAWLLGVSEQTLLSLAPKSVTTPVAMGVTEQLGGLPSLTAVLVIITGILGATFGTWTLNALKVRDWRARGFAVGVASHGIGTARAFQLNEVAGAYSSLALGLNALATAILVPLLFRLL; this is translated from the coding sequence ATGCAGCAGGAAGTATTTTTCGAACTCTGGGTATATCTGTCACAGGAACCGTTGCTCGGTTTAACGGTGACCCTAGTTGCCTATCTTCTCGGAGATTGGCTGCATAGAAAATCCGGGCGGAGTCCTCTGGTCAATCCGGTCTTGATCGCCGTGATCGTGCTGGTCGGCATGCTTTGGGTCACGCAAACCGAGTACGAGGCCTATTTCAAGGGCGCTCAATTCGTACACTTCCTCCTCGGGCCGGCGACCGTGGCCCTTGCAGTGCCACTCTACCGCAATCTTCAGCGCATGAAGGAAGTGGCACTTCCGCTAGGACTCTGCCTGATCTTCGGCTCTCTGACCGCTAGCATTAGCGCGGTGGCCGTAGCGTGGTTACTCGGCGTCAGCGAGCAAACTCTGTTGTCCCTGGCGCCGAAGTCGGTGACCACACCCGTCGCAATGGGCGTCACCGAACAACTGGGCGGTTTGCCTTCACTGACGGCAGTTCTGGTGATTATAACTGGAATCCTTGGCGCGACTTTTGGCACCTGGACGTTGAATGCTTTGAAGGTTCGGGATTGGCGCGCAAGAGGCTTCGCTGTGGGTGTCGCCTCTCACGGAATTGGAACGGCACGAGCTTTTCAGCTGAATGAGGTCGCTGGCGCCTATTCGAGCTTGGCTCTCGGCCTCAACGCTTTGGCGACAGCGATCCTCGTGCCCCTGTTGTTCAGGCTGCTGTAA
- the glyA gene encoding serine hydroxymethyltransferase, translated as MSQSTAAKIKEEGFFSAHLNESDPALADAIRGELRRQQDQIELIASENIVSRAVLEAQGSVLTNKYAEGYPGRRYYGGCEYVDVAEQLAIDRAKALFDCTFANVQPHSGAQANQCVLLALCSPGDKIMGLSLSAGGHLTHGAPPNLSGKWFEAVQYGVRQEDGLIDYDDLERVAKEQRPKLIIAGGSAYPRFLDFERFRKIADTVGAYFQVDMAHFAGLVAGGVHPSPLPHAHVVTTTTHKTLRCSRGGMILSNDEDLGKKINSAAFPGLQGGPLMHAIAGKAAGLGECLKPSFKAYAKQVVENAKVLANGMLEGGFDIVSGGTDTHLMLVDLRPKKLTGNIAEKSLDRAGITCNKNGIPFDPEKPTVTSGIRLGTPAATTRGFEAAEFKQVAQLITRVLDGLAVNPEDNSTTEQAVRKEVKDLCDRFPIYQDVAI; from the coding sequence ATGAGTCAATCGACCGCCGCGAAGATCAAGGAAGAAGGTTTCTTCAGCGCCCATTTGAATGAGAGCGACCCCGCTCTGGCAGATGCTATTCGCGGAGAACTCCGTCGCCAGCAGGACCAAATCGAGCTAATTGCGTCGGAGAACATCGTGTCCCGAGCAGTGCTGGAGGCTCAGGGCTCGGTCCTGACCAACAAATATGCCGAAGGCTATCCCGGTCGCCGTTACTATGGCGGTTGCGAGTATGTCGACGTAGCTGAACAATTGGCGATCGACCGCGCCAAGGCGCTGTTTGATTGCACCTTTGCCAACGTACAGCCGCATTCCGGCGCGCAGGCGAACCAATGCGTTCTACTGGCGCTCTGCAGCCCAGGCGACAAGATCATGGGGCTGTCGCTTTCTGCTGGCGGCCACCTGACGCACGGAGCGCCGCCCAACTTGTCAGGCAAGTGGTTCGAGGCTGTTCAGTATGGCGTTCGCCAGGAAGATGGTCTGATCGACTACGATGATCTTGAGCGCGTAGCCAAGGAACAGCGCCCCAAGCTGATCATTGCAGGCGGGTCGGCCTATCCACGGTTCCTTGATTTCGAACGTTTTCGCAAGATTGCGGATACAGTCGGCGCTTACTTTCAGGTCGATATGGCTCATTTCGCGGGGCTTGTTGCGGGCGGCGTGCATCCCAGCCCCTTACCGCATGCCCATGTTGTAACGACGACCACACATAAAACACTGCGTTGTTCGCGTGGCGGCATGATCCTTTCCAACGACGAGGATTTGGGGAAGAAGATCAACTCTGCGGCTTTTCCTGGCTTGCAGGGTGGACCCTTGATGCATGCTATAGCCGGCAAGGCAGCCGGGTTGGGTGAGTGTCTCAAGCCAAGCTTCAAGGCCTATGCCAAGCAGGTGGTCGAAAACGCCAAAGTGCTGGCGAACGGCATGCTCGAGGGTGGTTTCGATATCGTTTCCGGCGGTACGGATACACACCTCATGCTTGTCGATCTGCGCCCGAAGAAGCTGACAGGCAATATAGCCGAGAAGAGCCTCGACCGGGCGGGCATCACCTGTAACAAGAATGGCATTCCCTTCGATCCGGAGAAACCGACCGTCACTTCGGGCATTCGCCTTGGGACACCAGCCGCAACCACCCGTGGTTTCGAGGCCGCGGAATTCAAACAGGTGGCGCAGCTGATCACGCGGGTTCTGGATGGTCTGGCTGTCAATCCAGAGGACAACAGCACCACCGAGCAGGCAGTTCGGAAAGAGGTCAAGGACTTGTGTGATCGTTTCCCCATCTACCAAGATGTAGCGATCTGA
- a CDS encoding riboflavin synthase, with protein MFTGIITDLGRIRERKDGGVSRFVVETRYPTSEISLGASIACNGCCLTVVETGSDYFAVDVSAESLAKTNLDSWQPGTAVNLERALALGEELGGHLVSGHVDGLAEVTERRREGDSWRFSFVVEAALGRFIAPKGSICLNGVSLTVNEVADLDDGRCRFGVNIIPHTAEVTTFATTQVGDRLNLEIDLVARYLERLSSRE; from the coding sequence ATGTTTACAGGCATCATTACGGATCTCGGCCGCATTCGAGAGCGAAAGGACGGCGGTGTTTCGCGATTTGTCGTAGAAACCCGCTATCCGACATCGGAAATTTCCTTGGGTGCTTCAATCGCTTGCAACGGTTGTTGCCTCACGGTCGTGGAGACCGGGAGCGATTACTTTGCCGTCGATGTCTCCGCCGAAAGCTTGGCCAAAACCAACCTGGATAGCTGGCAGCCTGGCACGGCAGTGAATTTGGAGCGCGCCTTGGCGTTGGGCGAGGAACTGGGCGGACATCTGGTGTCCGGGCATGTCGACGGACTGGCCGAAGTAACCGAGCGCCGCCGTGAGGGCGATTCCTGGCGGTTTTCCTTTGTCGTGGAAGCCGCGCTGGGCCGTTTTATTGCGCCGAAAGGGTCGATTTGCCTCAACGGTGTATCGCTGACCGTCAATGAGGTGGCGGATCTGGACGACGGTCGCTGCCGCTTCGGCGTTAACATCATCCCTCACACAGCTGAGGTCACGACTTTCGCAACGACTCAAGTAGGCGACAGGCTCAACCTGGAAATAGACCTCGTTGCACGCTACCTTGAACGACTTTCCAGCCGGGAGTAA
- the ribD gene encoding bifunctional diaminohydroxyphosphoribosylaminopyrimidine deaminase/5-amino-6-(5-phosphoribosylamino)uracil reductase RibD, whose protein sequence is MTDSAADLGYMRAALSLARRGLGRVAPNPAVGCIIVSQNQIVGRGWTQPGGRPHAETEALAQASIAARGSTVYVTLEPCSHHGQTGPCAEALVKAGVARCVVAMNDPDERVRGRGVKMLREAGIAVETGLLRHEAERVNAGYLLHRLHGRPLVTLKLATTLDGRIATHTGESQWITGNSARAFGHRLRATHDAILIGGRTALYDNPRLDCRLPGLETRSPLRVIMDGSLVLPLTHHLVANAGARAGNCSTLLFTREGHPKERVAAYRSAGVEVIELRPDQPGGLLPPDGVLEALAARGVTRVLCEGGGGLAASLVRAGLVDRLIWFRAARLLGDDGRAGLSALGIDSLKDSPRFRLDFLRCLGEDLLESYSKAT, encoded by the coding sequence TTGACCGATAGCGCCGCTGATCTTGGCTATATGCGAGCGGCCTTGTCGCTTGCTCGTAGAGGCCTGGGCCGTGTCGCGCCGAACCCCGCGGTCGGCTGTATCATCGTTAGCCAGAATCAGATTGTCGGGCGTGGATGGACACAACCGGGCGGGCGCCCGCATGCCGAAACCGAAGCGCTGGCCCAAGCAAGCATCGCTGCGCGCGGTAGCACCGTTTACGTTACCCTGGAACCCTGTTCCCATCATGGTCAGACCGGTCCTTGTGCTGAGGCTTTGGTGAAGGCCGGCGTCGCCCGTTGCGTGGTGGCTATGAACGACCCGGATGAAAGAGTGCGTGGGCGCGGCGTTAAAATGTTGCGTGAAGCGGGAATCGCTGTTGAAACCGGATTGCTGCGGCATGAGGCCGAACGGGTGAACGCAGGCTATCTGCTGCACCGGTTGCATGGTCGGCCGTTAGTGACGCTCAAACTTGCGACGACTTTGGATGGTCGCATCGCAACACACACCGGAGAAAGTCAGTGGATCACCGGCAATAGTGCGCGGGCCTTCGGGCATCGTTTGCGGGCGACCCACGATGCCATACTGATCGGCGGGCGAACGGCTCTCTACGATAATCCGCGTTTGGACTGTCGCCTACCTGGCCTGGAAACGCGGTCGCCGCTGCGCGTCATCATGGATGGCAGTTTGGTTTTGCCGTTAACCCATCATCTTGTCGCAAATGCGGGGGCCAGGGCGGGAAATTGTTCGACGTTGTTGTTCACGAGGGAAGGACATCCCAAGGAGCGTGTGGCTGCCTATCGGAGTGCCGGTGTCGAGGTCATCGAACTGCGGCCGGATCAACCGGGCGGGCTTTTGCCACCGGATGGTGTTCTAGAAGCGCTGGCGGCGCGCGGCGTGACACGTGTGCTGTGCGAAGGCGGCGGCGGTTTGGCCGCAAGTTTGGTGCGGGCGGGGTTGGTCGATCGCTTGATCTGGTTCCGTGCGGCGCGGCTGCTGGGGGACGACGGACGGGCGGGATTGTCGGCATTGGGGATAGACAGCCTGAAAGATTCACCTCGGTTCCGGCTTGATTTCCTGCGCTGTCTGGGCGAAGACCTGCTGGAAAGCTATAGCAAGGCCACCTAG
- a CDS encoding LysE family translocator, whose protein sequence is MPSTEILLAFLLATAVFAYMPGPAMLYATAQTLARGKQAGWMAALGIHVGGYVHVLSATLGLAALFETVPLLYALMKIIGSGYLIWLGARLILNRSGTATESLHVSKHSGVQAFRQSVAVEVLNPKTALFYLAFLPQFTATDALLPLWAQLFVLGTIVNFVFSSADVLCVLLAARLSDLIRNRPARGMIIRRAGGGILIALGLNLALDRQ, encoded by the coding sequence ATGCCGTCAACTGAAATTCTACTGGCCTTCCTTCTGGCAACCGCCGTTTTTGCGTACATGCCGGGCCCAGCGATGCTTTATGCAACGGCTCAAACGCTGGCACGCGGGAAACAGGCTGGCTGGATGGCGGCATTGGGAATTCACGTTGGCGGTTATGTTCATGTTCTTTCCGCTACCCTCGGACTAGCCGCCCTTTTCGAGACCGTTCCACTGCTCTACGCCCTCATGAAGATCATAGGGTCGGGTTATCTAATCTGGCTTGGCGCCCGGCTCATACTCAATCGAAGCGGCACAGCCACCGAATCTCTACATGTTTCCAAGCACTCCGGCGTCCAGGCCTTTCGGCAAAGTGTGGCAGTTGAGGTGCTCAACCCCAAGACTGCCCTCTTTTACCTAGCGTTTCTGCCGCAGTTTACCGCTACCGATGCACTGTTGCCGCTTTGGGCGCAGTTGTTCGTGTTAGGCACAATCGTCAATTTTGTATTCTCTAGCGCGGATGTGCTCTGCGTGCTTCTTGCTGCGCGCCTATCCGATCTAATCCGTAACAGACCGGCGCGCGGGATGATCATCCGCCGCGCAGGCGGCGGCATACTGATAGCACTGGGACTGAATCTGGCGCTTGATCGACAGTGA
- a CDS encoding acyl-CoA dehydrogenase, with the protein MSSVQSAPKTVPNVDKPSFVWDDPFRLDDQLSEEERMIQEAARAYCQDKLMPRVLKANRDESFDRSIMNEMGELGFLGPTIPDQYGGAGVNHVAYGLIAREVERVDSGYRSAMSVQSSLVMHPIHAYGNEEQRQKYLPRLASGEIVGCFGLTEPDSGSDPASMKTRARKVDGGWQLKGAKMWITNSPIADVCVVWAKAEPEGDIRGFILERGMKGLTTPKIEGKFSLRASVTGEIAMDDVFVPDENLLPNVKGLKGPFGCLNKARYGIAWGALGAAEFCWHAARSYTLDRKQFGRPLAQNQLIQKKLADMMTEIALGLQGSLRVGRLLDDGQATPEMISLIKRNSCGKSLEIARNARDMHGGNGVSDEYHVIRHVMNLEAVNTYEGTHDVHALILGRAQTGLNAFF; encoded by the coding sequence ATGAGTTCGGTCCAATCCGCACCTAAAACCGTTCCAAACGTTGATAAACCTAGTTTTGTTTGGGATGACCCCTTTCGTTTGGATGATCAACTCAGCGAAGAGGAACGGATGATCCAGGAGGCGGCCCGAGCTTACTGCCAGGATAAACTGATGCCGCGCGTCTTGAAAGCAAACCGCGACGAGAGTTTCGACCGTTCCATTATGAACGAGATGGGGGAGCTTGGTTTTCTAGGCCCCACAATTCCTGATCAGTATGGCGGCGCCGGCGTCAACCATGTGGCCTACGGCCTCATCGCGCGGGAAGTCGAGCGGGTCGATAGCGGCTATCGCTCGGCGATGTCCGTCCAGTCCAGCCTCGTCATGCACCCAATTCATGCCTACGGCAATGAAGAGCAGCGCCAGAAGTATTTACCCCGTCTGGCGAGCGGTGAGATTGTCGGCTGCTTCGGCTTGACGGAACCGGATTCGGGATCGGACCCGGCCAGCATGAAAACCCGCGCCAGGAAAGTGGATGGCGGCTGGCAGCTCAAGGGCGCCAAGATGTGGATCACGAATTCACCCATCGCCGATGTTTGCGTGGTATGGGCCAAGGCTGAACCGGAAGGCGATATCCGGGGCTTTATCCTGGAACGTGGGATGAAGGGACTCACGACCCCCAAGATCGAGGGCAAGTTTTCGCTGCGTGCGTCCGTTACCGGCGAAATCGCCATGGATGACGTCTTCGTTCCCGATGAGAACCTTCTACCCAATGTGAAGGGTTTGAAGGGACCGTTTGGGTGTCTTAACAAAGCACGCTATGGAATTGCCTGGGGTGCGCTGGGCGCCGCCGAGTTCTGTTGGCACGCCGCACGCAGTTACACGCTGGATCGCAAACAGTTCGGACGCCCGCTCGCGCAGAACCAACTCATCCAGAAAAAGCTGGCCGACATGATGACCGAGATTGCTCTGGGTTTGCAGGGCTCGCTGCGCGTAGGCCGCCTGCTGGATGACGGCCAGGCTACACCGGAGATGATCTCGCTGATCAAGCGCAATTCCTGCGGCAAATCGCTGGAGATTGCACGAAATGCGCGTGACATGCACGGCGGCAACGGTGTCTCCGACGAGTACCATGTCATCCGTCACGTCATGAATTTGGAAGCGGTCAACACCTATGAAGGGACCCATGACGTCCACGCGTTAATCCTGGGGCGCGCGCAAACCGGCCTGAACGCGTTCTTCTAG
- the rpiB gene encoding ribose 5-phosphate isomerase B translates to MNAKVIAVASDHAGFDLKEALKSELEADGYAVLDLGTHNGDSVDYPDFGIALANAIAEGKAGQGLLVCGTGIGISIAANRNPAVRAAVCHDVTTARLARQHNDANVLVLGSRIIGASVASETLRAFLCTEFEGGRHARRVEKLGL, encoded by the coding sequence ATGAACGCTAAAGTTATCGCCGTTGCTTCGGACCATGCGGGGTTCGATCTCAAGGAAGCATTGAAAAGCGAACTTGAAGCCGATGGCTATGCGGTTCTCGATCTTGGAACCCACAACGGTGATTCGGTGGACTATCCAGACTTTGGCATAGCACTTGCAAACGCGATTGCGGAAGGGAAAGCGGGACAAGGATTATTGGTCTGCGGAACGGGGATCGGCATTTCGATCGCGGCCAACCGTAACCCCGCGGTACGGGCCGCTGTGTGCCACGATGTAACGACCGCACGCCTTGCGCGCCAGCACAATGACGCGAATGTGCTCGTTCTCGGTTCCAGAATTATCGGCGCGTCGGTCGCCTCTGAGACGCTGCGAGCGTTCCTTTGCACGGAATTCGAAGGTGGGCGTCACGCCCGCCGAGTGGAAAAACTGGGCCTTTGA
- the nrdR gene encoding transcriptional regulator NrdR: MRCPFCGNEDTQVKDSRPTEDHSSIRRRRQCSNCAARFTTFERVQIRELTVVKGSGKREPFDREKLVRSMRIALQKRPVEVERVEQIASSIQRQLESHGETEVPSKAIGELVMDRLAQLDPVGYVRFASVYRNFHEARDFEKFVGELGADQD, from the coding sequence ATGAGGTGCCCTTTCTGCGGGAACGAAGATACGCAGGTGAAGGATTCGCGTCCGACGGAGGATCATTCCTCCATCCGACGCCGTCGTCAGTGTTCTAACTGCGCGGCGCGTTTCACGACCTTCGAGCGCGTGCAGATCCGGGAACTCACGGTGGTCAAGGGGAGTGGGAAACGCGAACCCTTCGACCGTGAGAAACTCGTGCGGTCGATGCGAATTGCCCTTCAGAAACGCCCGGTTGAGGTGGAGCGGGTAGAGCAGATTGCCAGTTCAATTCAGCGACAGCTTGAGTCTCATGGTGAAACCGAAGTTCCCAGCAAAGCCATCGGCGAGTTGGTGATGGATCGTTTGGCGCAGCTTGATCCGGTTGGGTATGTGCGCTTTGCGTCTGTGTATCGGAATTTCCACGAGGCTCGGGACTTCGAGAAGTTCGTCGGCGAACTTGGCGCCGACCAAGACTAG
- the mmsB gene encoding 3-hydroxyisobutyrate dehydrogenase, which produces MRIAFIGLGNMGGPMAANLVAAGHEVRGFDLMASNLEAAAKRGVGVESSISAAVSGADAVVTMLPAGRHVREVYCGDDGVIAAAGKGTLLIDSSTIDVGSARTVHEAAQAAGMKMLDAPVSGGVAGAEAGTLTFMVGGSDEAFELGKPLFEIMGRNVVHAGGAGNGQVAKVCNNMILGISMLAVSEAFTLGQTLGLDPDKLFAISSKSSGSCWAMLNHLPVPGIVETSAANRDFKPGFAAAMMLKDLRLSQQAASEAGVATPLGAEAAALFSMFVNAGNGELDYSAIIKMISGEK; this is translated from the coding sequence ATGCGCATAGCATTTATCGGTCTAGGCAACATGGGGGGCCCTATGGCCGCCAATCTCGTTGCGGCCGGTCACGAAGTGAGAGGCTTCGACTTGATGGCTTCCAATCTGGAGGCCGCAGCAAAGAGAGGCGTGGGCGTGGAAAGCTCGATTTCGGCGGCCGTGTCGGGCGCCGACGCGGTGGTTACCATGCTGCCCGCCGGACGGCACGTGCGTGAGGTATACTGCGGAGATGATGGGGTCATCGCCGCCGCCGGCAAGGGAACGCTCCTTATCGACTCCTCCACCATTGACGTTGGCTCCGCACGGACGGTCCACGAAGCTGCGCAGGCCGCAGGCATGAAAATGCTTGATGCGCCGGTTTCGGGCGGCGTCGCAGGGGCCGAGGCCGGCACTTTGACATTTATGGTGGGGGGTAGCGACGAGGCCTTCGAACTAGGTAAACCTCTGTTCGAGATCATGGGACGCAATGTGGTTCATGCGGGCGGCGCTGGAAATGGGCAGGTTGCCAAGGTCTGCAACAACATGATCCTGGGTATCTCGATGCTGGCGGTATCCGAGGCCTTTACTCTCGGCCAAACCCTAGGGTTGGATCCGGACAAACTTTTCGCCATTTCCTCGAAATCCTCCGGTTCCTGTTGGGCCATGCTGAACCACCTGCCCGTTCCTGGAATTGTCGAAACCTCGGCGGCAAACCGAGATTTCAAGCCTGGCTTTGCGGCGGCGATGATGCTGAAGGATCTTAGGCTTTCGCAACAGGCCGCGAGCGAGGCCGGAGTGGCAACACCTTTGGGTGCAGAAGCCGCCGCGCTATTCTCGATGTTCGTGAATGCAGGGAACGGCGAATTGGATTACTCAGCCATTATCAAGATGATAAGCGGCGAGAAGTAA
- a CDS encoding mandelate racemase/muconate lactonizing enzyme family protein codes for MKITGIKQSRHRLPLDPPFVPSWDTRPRHHFDLDLVRVETDEGLCGFGAGDSMAGFAGHEDLFIGQDPMNLDRHARVIENISFHHGRCWPLDIALWDLAGKILGQPVWRLLGGHSNKVRVYASSGSLRSPDELVELALSVRDAGMEAMKVRFHRPHWREDIAILEKLRTAIGDRLELMVDCNQGWRMPWDTAQPWTLKEATTVARELEKLAVYWMEEPLHRGDYRGMQQLRAQTDIRIAGAEMTRELHEIRHLIEARCLDVIQPDAAVTGGLSGLSRIARMAIDSGLAFTPHTWGHGIGLMANAHLAAGVAGSAFLELPHDPPVWTAERRDFGLTVPIKPNKEGWVELTDNPGLGLELDENLLANTRVN; via the coding sequence ATGAAGATCACGGGGATCAAGCAATCGCGGCATCGTTTGCCGCTTGACCCGCCCTTTGTTCCTTCGTGGGATACGCGGCCGCGGCACCATTTCGATTTGGACCTCGTCCGAGTTGAAACCGATGAGGGGCTTTGCGGATTCGGAGCGGGTGATTCCATGGCAGGCTTTGCCGGTCATGAAGATCTTTTCATCGGCCAGGATCCAATGAATCTGGATCGTCATGCACGCGTGATCGAGAATATCTCGTTTCACCATGGGCGTTGCTGGCCCCTTGATATTGCGCTTTGGGACCTTGCCGGGAAGATACTTGGTCAACCCGTATGGCGGTTATTGGGTGGCCACAGCAACAAAGTTCGGGTTTATGCGTCCTCCGGGTCCCTCAGAAGCCCCGATGAACTGGTTGAGCTCGCTCTCTCGGTACGGGACGCGGGCATGGAGGCAATGAAAGTGCGGTTTCATCGGCCGCACTGGCGCGAGGATATAGCAATCCTGGAGAAGTTGCGGACCGCTATCGGCGATAGATTGGAGTTGATGGTCGATTGCAATCAGGGTTGGAGGATGCCCTGGGACACCGCGCAGCCCTGGACTCTTAAGGAAGCAACCACCGTTGCTCGGGAATTGGAAAAACTTGCGGTCTACTGGATGGAAGAGCCTTTGCACCGAGGTGATTACCGAGGCATGCAGCAACTACGCGCGCAGACTGATATTCGTATCGCAGGCGCCGAAATGACCCGCGAACTGCATGAAATCCGACACCTTATCGAAGCGCGTTGTCTGGATGTGATACAGCCCGACGCGGCTGTCACCGGCGGCCTATCGGGACTGTCGAGGATTGCCCGCATGGCAATCGATTCAGGGTTAGCTTTCACGCCGCACACCTGGGGGCACGGGATTGGGCTGATGGCCAATGCCCATCTAGCGGCCGGTGTTGCGGGGTCGGCTTTCCTTGAGCTTCCGCACGACCCCCCGGTCTGGACTGCCGAGCGGCGAGACTTCGGCCTGACGGTTCCGATCAAGCCCAATAAGGAGGGTTGGGTCGAGTTGACAGATAATCCCGGACTTGGCCTCGAACTCGACGAAAACCTGTTGGCCAATACGCGCGTCAATTGA
- a CDS encoding MarR family winged helix-turn-helix transcriptional regulator: MRAVTESYVETIALVERLHRQVQEVVKAELERIDVRDLNSVQALILFNLGSMELSVGELMQRGYYQGSNVSYNVKKLVENEYLLQRRCPHDRRSIFVRASEKGVEISNRLAHLFAEQAKLLARDPRAEEALDQSSKGLALLQRFWAADGLVGVPQEQRRIFTAA; encoded by the coding sequence ATGCGGGCCGTGACGGAATCTTATGTAGAAACGATCGCCTTGGTGGAGAGACTCCATCGTCAGGTGCAGGAAGTGGTAAAGGCCGAACTGGAGCGGATCGACGTGCGCGATCTGAATAGCGTTCAGGCGCTCATCCTGTTCAATCTGGGCTCTATGGAACTGAGCGTTGGCGAGTTGATGCAGCGCGGTTACTACCAGGGCTCGAATGTGTCGTACAACGTGAAGAAGTTGGTCGAGAACGAATATCTTTTGCAGCGCCGCTGTCCCCACGACCGCCGTTCCATTTTTGTGCGGGCGTCGGAGAAGGGTGTTGAGATATCAAACCGCTTGGCGCACCTCTTCGCGGAGCAAGCGAAACTTCTTGCCCGCGATCCAAGAGCGGAAGAAGCGCTCGATCAAAGCTCCAAAGGATTGGCGTTGCTCCAACGTTTTTGGGCGGCGGACGGTCTGGTCGGAGTGCCGCAGGAACAGCGCCGAATCTTTACAGCAGCCTGA